Proteins from one Stegostoma tigrinum isolate sSteTig4 chromosome 17, sSteTig4.hap1, whole genome shotgun sequence genomic window:
- the LOC125459176 gene encoding transmembrane protein 80-like isoform X2 translates to MVLRKVKSAAVLSSIPLQIVFYFNVFYYSFYFLATLLMIIYKSQVFSFPDGYLAVDLILLILMLILEVTRLYFGFKGNLTEEEVPIVTSLVLTIGSVMLSLYYLLWQTYVLKADVIINAALLITYGLEGILAIIAVSALTR, encoded by the exons ATGGTGTTACGGAAAG TGAAATCGGCTGCTGTT CTTTCCTCCATTCCTCTACAGATAGTTTTCTACTTCAATGTGTTTTattattctttttattttcttgccACGTTGCTAATGATTATCTACAAAA GTCAGGTATTCAGTTTTCCAGATGGTTACCTGGCGGTTGATCTGATTCTTCTGATTCTCATGTTAATTCTGGAAGTGACAAGGCTATACTTTG GTTTTAAAGGTAACCTGACTGAAGAGGAGGTTCCGATTGTTACTAGCTTGGTCCTAACTATTGGAAGTGTAATGCTTTCTCTGTACTACTTGTTGTGGCAGACCTATGTGCTGAAAGCAGATGTAATAATAAATGCAGCCCTCCTGATAACCTATGGCTTAGAGGGGATTTTGGCCATAATTGCTGTTTCAGCTCTTACCAGGTAA
- the LOC125459176 gene encoding transmembrane protein 80-like isoform X1: MVLRKVKSAAVLSSIPLQIVFYFNVFYYSFYFLATLLMIIYKSQVFSFPDGYLAVDLILLILMLILEVTRLYFGFKGNLTEEEVPIVTSLVLTIGSVMLSLYYLLWQTYVLKADVIINAALLITYGLEGILAIIAVSALTRLYT, from the exons ATGGTGTTACGGAAAG TGAAATCGGCTGCTGTT CTTTCCTCCATTCCTCTACAGATAGTTTTCTACTTCAATGTGTTTTattattctttttattttcttgccACGTTGCTAATGATTATCTACAAAA GTCAGGTATTCAGTTTTCCAGATGGTTACCTGGCGGTTGATCTGATTCTTCTGATTCTCATGTTAATTCTGGAAGTGACAAGGCTATACTTTG GTTTTAAAGGTAACCTGACTGAAGAGGAGGTTCCGATTGTTACTAGCTTGGTCCTAACTATTGGAAGTGTAATGCTTTCTCTGTACTACTTGTTGTGGCAGACCTATGTGCTGAAAGCAGATGTAATAATAAATGCAGCCCTCCTGATAACCTATGGCTTAGAGGGGATTTTGGCCATAATTGCTGTTTCAGCTCTTACCAG GCTCTACACATGA